In the Muricauda sp. MAR_2010_75 genome, one interval contains:
- the tpx gene encoding thiol peroxidase → MATVTLKGNEIHTLGNLPKNGSQAPDFTLTKTDLSSTSLSDYKGKKVVLNIFPSIDTGTCAQSVRQFNQEAAELDNTTILCISKDLPFAQARFCGAEGIDKVETLSDFRDGNFGKAYNVEFIDGPLQSLLSRSVVVLNENGEVIYSEQVSETVDEPNYKAALEALMDA, encoded by the coding sequence AGGAAACGAAATACATACGCTTGGCAACCTTCCAAAAAACGGTTCCCAAGCCCCCGATTTTACATTGACCAAGACAGACCTTTCCTCGACCTCGCTTTCAGATTACAAAGGAAAAAAGGTGGTCTTGAACATTTTTCCAAGCATTGATACTGGAACTTGTGCCCAATCGGTTCGTCAGTTCAACCAAGAAGCCGCTGAATTGGACAACACCACCATATTATGCATCTCAAAAGACCTTCCATTTGCACAGGCACGTTTTTGCGGAGCTGAAGGAATCGACAAGGTGGAAACCCTTTCTGATTTTAGGGATGGTAACTTCGGAAAAGCATACAATGTGGAATTCATCGATGGACCTTTGCAGAGTTTGTTGTCTCGTTCCGTTGTGGTCTTGAATGAAAATGGCGAGGTAATCTATTCGGAACAAGTCTCTGAAACGGTGGATGAACCCAACTATAAGGCTGCGCTTGAAGCATTGATGGATGCCTAG
- a CDS encoding diacylglycerol kinase family protein, with translation MPRESFFKNRIRSVGFALKGMFLLLRTEASIQIQFCIAIVMTIAGFYFEISNTEWILQLFAIGLVMGIEGVNTAIEKISDYIQPKNDPKIGLIKDISAGAVMIVSIVASIIGLIIYVPKLM, from the coding sequence ATGCCTAGGGAATCTTTTTTTAAGAATAGGATTCGCAGTGTGGGCTTCGCACTGAAGGGGATGTTTTTGCTCCTACGAACCGAGGCCAGCATACAAATCCAATTTTGCATTGCCATTGTAATGACCATTGCAGGATTCTATTTTGAGATTTCCAATACGGAATGGATTCTGCAGCTCTTTGCCATTGGTTTGGTCATGGGCATTGAAGGGGTCAACACGGCCATTGAGAAAATATCGGACTACATTCAACCAAAAAACGACCCCAAAATTGGTTTGATAAAAGATATTTCCGCAGGCGCCGTTATGATAGTGTCCATTGTGGCAAGTATCATTGGACTCATCATCTACGTGCCCAAATTAATGTAA